A region from the Geobacter benzoatilyticus genome encodes:
- a CDS encoding sigma 54-interacting transcriptional regulator codes for MNTIETILATERDFFAKVARASFLNPFGESRDELDLLLAGTDAGDRDVLSAIIGRVAERVAVLQRELRGNHHRLPAADRETVRTVFLFHLFHRFIGDFDRLIREQAAAGDAPCPVPFAGGFMAAFREAGFTETESRRYLGLFYQLRRAFYFIREGLTGSSPSLRRVREHLWQTLFTHNIRWFGQYLWDRMEDFSVLILGETGTGKGAAAAAIGRSGFIPFDPKTGRFSESFTRNFLAVNLSQYPEGVLESELFGHKKGAFTGAIDHHEGVFSRCTPHGAIFLDEIGEVSLPVQVKLLQVLQERSFSPVGSHQRLRFSGRVIAATNRDLNRLRERGEFRDDFYYRLCSDVITIPPLRQRLQERPEELGELVAGILKRLTGTAPEREVQVLRKAIERETGKNYPWPGNVRELEQAVRRVLVTGHYRGEEKGAPAGATERFLADAAAGGLDAQGLLAGYCRILYEQCGTYEEVARRTNLDRRTVKKYLQQAGE; via the coding sequence ATGAACACCATCGAGACCATACTGGCAACGGAGCGGGATTTTTTTGCCAAGGTGGCCAGGGCCTCCTTTCTCAATCCCTTTGGCGAGAGCCGCGACGAACTGGACCTGCTCCTGGCGGGTACCGACGCCGGCGACCGGGACGTCCTTTCCGCCATCATCGGCCGGGTGGCCGAACGGGTGGCCGTCTTGCAGCGGGAACTGCGGGGCAATCACCACCGCCTGCCCGCCGCTGACCGGGAAACGGTCCGGACGGTTTTTCTCTTCCACCTTTTCCACCGCTTCATAGGCGACTTCGACCGCCTGATCCGGGAGCAGGCCGCGGCCGGCGACGCCCCCTGCCCGGTCCCCTTTGCCGGCGGCTTCATGGCCGCCTTCAGGGAGGCGGGATTCACCGAGACGGAGAGCCGCCGCTACCTGGGCCTCTTTTACCAGCTCCGCCGCGCCTTCTATTTCATCCGGGAGGGACTCACGGGCTCCAGCCCCTCCCTGCGCCGGGTGCGGGAGCACCTCTGGCAGACCCTCTTCACCCACAACATCCGCTGGTTCGGCCAGTACCTCTGGGACCGGATGGAGGACTTCTCGGTCCTCATCCTCGGGGAGACCGGCACCGGCAAAGGGGCCGCGGCCGCCGCCATCGGCCGGTCGGGCTTCATCCCCTTCGACCCGAAAACGGGCCGCTTCAGCGAGAGCTTCACCCGCAACTTCCTGGCGGTGAACCTCTCCCAGTACCCGGAGGGGGTGCTGGAGTCGGAGCTATTCGGCCACAAGAAGGGAGCCTTCACCGGCGCCATCGACCACCACGAGGGGGTTTTCAGCCGCTGCACCCCCCACGGCGCCATCTTCCTGGACGAGATCGGCGAGGTGTCGCTTCCGGTACAGGTGAAGCTCCTCCAGGTGCTCCAGGAGCGGAGCTTCTCGCCAGTGGGGAGCCATCAGCGGCTCCGGTTCAGCGGCCGGGTCATCGCCGCCACCAACCGGGACCTGAACCGTCTTCGGGAGCGGGGAGAGTTCCGGGACGACTTCTACTACCGCCTCTGCTCCGACGTGATCACCATCCCGCCGCTGCGGCAGCGGCTCCAGGAACGCCCCGAGGAACTGGGCGAACTGGTGGCGGGAATCCTCAAGCGCCTGACCGGCACCGCGCCGGAGCGGGAGGTGCAGGTGCTGCGCAAGGCCATCGAGCGGGAGACCGGGAAGAATTATCCCTGGCCGGGAAACGTGCGGGAGCTGGAGCAGGCGGTGCGGCGGGTGCTGGTGACGGGGCACTACCGGGGAGAGGAGAAGGGGGCGCCGGCTGGCGCAACGGAGCGGTTCCTGGCGGACGCTGCGGCGGGGGGGCTCGATGCCCAGGGGCTTCTGGCCGGCTACTGCCGCATCCTCTACGAGCAATGCGGCACCTACGAGGAGGTGGCCCGCCGAACCAACCTGGACCGGCGGACGGTGAAGAAGTATCTGCAGCAAGCGGGGGAGTGA
- a CDS encoding ATP-dependent helicase, producing MDLLKNLNPPQKEAVLHGEGPLLVLAGAGSGKTRVIVHRIAHLIREGGVPPWQILAVTFTNKAAGEMRERVERLVGSGEAPLIATFHSTCARFLRRDIHNLGYDSSFAIYDDKDAEKLLKEVIAGLGLDEKRFPARSFAAAIDDCKNRGIPPEEIPTGDYTGEMLARVYGAYQERLKKCNALDFGDLLMLTVRLFEEHPEVLARYRDKFRWILVDEYQDTNPIQYRLVRLLAGERRNLCVVGDDDQSIYRWRGADIRNILDFEKDFPGVVTVKLEQNYRSTRNILAAAGAVVAKNRGRKAKTLWSENPAGESIVYRRLADEREEARFVCREIEKHVRRGGDLRGVAVFYRTNAQSRVIEDAMVADGIPYHMVGGMRFYERMEVKDILAYLKVLVNPADEVSLKRIINVPARGIGHATVEKVAELALRKGIILYDAFSEASTGGLLTTGPRGKIAGFMTLMERFAGLAGTVPLSELASRIIEETGYAAKLKEERTDEAQDRLDNLQELCSAMEEFERSSDEKTLAAFLEQVALVSDLERGEAKRESATLMTLHAAKGLEFPMVFMIGMEEKLFPHVRSLDDPEAMEEERRLCYVGMTRARERLVLTNARRRRLFGQDQVNMPSRFIADVPRDLLDLEDEYQSSFGFGAGRGMEREVQASEPARHNLASIFEIEIEPDFDDIEVIPDEPEDGGIWLGMKVRHGKFGVGVIRKIEGKGDDQKVIVWFNSVGPKKLLVRFAGLERV from the coding sequence ATGGACCTCCTGAAAAACCTCAACCCGCCCCAGAAGGAGGCGGTTCTCCACGGCGAGGGGCCGCTCCTGGTCCTGGCCGGCGCCGGGTCGGGGAAGACCCGGGTCATCGTTCACCGTATTGCCCACCTGATCCGCGAGGGGGGCGTCCCCCCGTGGCAGATCCTGGCGGTCACCTTCACCAACAAGGCTGCCGGCGAGATGCGGGAGCGGGTGGAACGCCTCGTGGGGAGCGGCGAGGCCCCCCTCATCGCCACCTTCCACTCCACCTGCGCCCGGTTCCTGCGCCGCGACATCCATAACCTGGGGTATGACTCCTCCTTTGCCATCTACGACGACAAGGACGCGGAAAAGCTCCTGAAGGAGGTGATTGCCGGCCTTGGCCTCGACGAGAAGCGCTTTCCGGCCCGCTCCTTTGCCGCCGCCATCGACGACTGCAAGAACCGCGGCATCCCCCCGGAGGAGATTCCCACCGGCGACTACACCGGCGAGATGCTGGCCCGGGTCTACGGCGCCTACCAGGAACGGCTGAAGAAGTGCAACGCCCTGGACTTCGGCGACCTCCTCATGCTGACTGTCCGCCTCTTCGAAGAGCACCCCGAGGTGCTGGCCCGCTACCGGGACAAGTTTCGCTGGATCCTCGTGGACGAGTACCAGGACACGAACCCGATCCAGTACCGGCTCGTGCGGCTTCTGGCCGGGGAGCGGCGCAACCTCTGCGTGGTGGGGGACGACGACCAGTCCATCTACCGCTGGCGGGGGGCCGATATCCGGAACATCCTCGATTTCGAGAAGGATTTCCCCGGCGTGGTCACCGTGAAGCTGGAGCAGAACTACCGCTCAACCCGGAACATCCTGGCCGCGGCCGGGGCCGTGGTGGCCAAAAACCGGGGGCGCAAGGCCAAGACACTCTGGAGCGAGAACCCGGCCGGGGAGAGCATTGTCTATCGGCGGCTCGCCGACGAGCGGGAGGAGGCCCGCTTCGTCTGCCGTGAGATCGAAAAGCACGTGCGGCGGGGAGGCGACCTGCGGGGCGTGGCGGTCTTTTACCGGACCAACGCCCAGTCCCGGGTCATCGAGGACGCCATGGTGGCCGACGGGATCCCCTATCACATGGTGGGGGGGATGCGGTTCTACGAGCGGATGGAAGTGAAGGATATCCTCGCCTATCTGAAGGTTCTTGTGAACCCGGCCGACGAGGTCTCCCTGAAGCGGATCATCAACGTCCCGGCCCGGGGGATCGGCCACGCTACCGTGGAAAAGGTGGCGGAGCTGGCGCTCCGCAAGGGAATCATACTCTACGACGCCTTCAGCGAGGCGTCCACCGGCGGGCTTCTTACCACCGGACCCCGGGGGAAGATCGCCGGCTTCATGACCCTCATGGAGCGCTTCGCCGGTCTTGCCGGTACGGTCCCTCTCTCGGAGCTGGCCTCCCGCATCATCGAAGAAACCGGCTACGCCGCCAAGCTCAAGGAGGAGCGGACCGACGAGGCCCAGGATCGCCTCGACAACCTTCAGGAACTCTGCTCCGCCATGGAGGAGTTCGAGCGGTCAAGCGACGAGAAGACCCTGGCCGCCTTCCTGGAGCAGGTGGCCCTCGTGTCGGACCTGGAGCGGGGCGAGGCCAAGCGGGAGTCGGCCACCCTCATGACCCTCCACGCGGCCAAGGGGCTGGAATTCCCGATGGTCTTCATGATCGGCATGGAAGAGAAGCTCTTCCCCCACGTCCGCTCCCTGGACGACCCGGAGGCCATGGAGGAGGAACGGCGTCTCTGCTACGTGGGGATGACCCGGGCGAGGGAGCGGCTCGTCCTCACCAACGCCCGCCGCCGGCGCCTCTTTGGCCAGGATCAGGTTAATATGCCGTCCCGCTTCATCGCCGACGTTCCCAGGGACCTCCTGGACCTGGAGGACGAGTACCAGTCCTCCTTCGGCTTCGGCGCAGGTCGGGGGATGGAGCGGGAAGTGCAGGCCTCTGAACCGGCGCGCCACAACCTGGCGAGCATCTTCGAAATAGAGATTGAGCCCGACTTCGACGACATCGAGGTGATCCCCGACGAGCCCGAAGACGGCGGCATCTGGCTCGGCATGAAGGTGCGCCACGGCAAGTTCGGCGTGGGCGTCATCCGCAAGATCGAGGGGAAAGGTGACGACCAGAAGGTGATCGTCTGGTTCAACTCGGTGGGGCCGAAGAAGCTGCTGGTGAGGTTTGCGGGGCTGGAGCGGGTCTGA
- a CDS encoding amidohydrolase family protein: MTVIDIHCHAAGIGAGDSGCFISPKLRRSWKYRFYLSSFGVTDAELGREGDRLVLRRLSERLAASSRIQQAVVLAMDGVVDGGGQLDRDRTEMYIPNDFLADACRHYPNLLFGASVNPLRPDALERLYAAAAAGAVLVKWLPPIQGTDPADRRLIPYYRRLAELGLPLLTHTGLEESFTRADNALADPARLRLPLEEGVTVIAAHCATSGRSNGEANLARLLPLFAQFPNLYADISALTQVNRLGHLERVLAHREIHSRLLYGTDMPLPATGLTSPWFHLLRLGPMEARRLAAIGNPWDQDVALKLALGMPEEILFRAVGVLGIDQTTKNCLTQRHRDTEKTF; this comes from the coding sequence ATGACCGTTATCGACATCCACTGCCATGCAGCCGGTATCGGCGCCGGCGACAGCGGCTGCTTCATCTCACCGAAGCTTCGCCGGAGCTGGAAGTACCGCTTCTACCTCTCATCCTTCGGCGTTACCGACGCGGAACTGGGGCGGGAGGGGGACCGGCTGGTGCTCCGGCGCCTCTCGGAGCGTCTCGCCGCCTCGTCCCGGATCCAGCAGGCCGTGGTGCTGGCCATGGACGGCGTGGTGGACGGCGGCGGCCAACTGGACCGGGACCGGACCGAGATGTACATCCCCAACGACTTTCTGGCCGACGCATGCCGCCACTACCCGAACCTTCTCTTCGGCGCCAGCGTCAACCCCCTTCGCCCCGACGCCCTGGAGCGCCTCTACGCCGCTGCCGCGGCCGGGGCGGTGCTGGTGAAGTGGCTCCCCCCAATCCAGGGAACCGACCCTGCGGACCGGCGTCTCATCCCCTATTACCGGCGGCTGGCTGAACTGGGGCTCCCGCTTCTGACCCACACCGGCCTCGAGGAGTCCTTCACCCGGGCCGACAACGCCCTGGCCGACCCGGCGCGGCTCCGGCTCCCCCTGGAGGAGGGGGTGACGGTAATCGCCGCCCACTGCGCCACCAGCGGCCGGAGCAATGGGGAGGCGAACCTGGCCCGGCTCCTCCCCCTCTTCGCCCAATTCCCGAACCTGTACGCCGACATCTCGGCCCTCACCCAGGTGAACCGGCTGGGGCATCTGGAGCGGGTTCTGGCACACCGGGAGATTCACAGTCGCCTCCTCTACGGCACCGACATGCCCCTGCCGGCCACGGGGCTCACCTCTCCATGGTTTCACCTCCTTCGGCTCGGGCCGATGGAGGCCCGGCGGCTGGCCGCCATCGGCAACCCATGGGACCAGGATGTGGCCCTGAAGCTGGCCCTGGGGATGCCGGAGGAAATTCTGTTCCGGGCCGTTGGCGTACTCGGGATTGATCAAACTACAAAAAACTGTTTAACACAGAGGCACAGAGACACAGAGAAAACCTTTTAA
- a CDS encoding methylated-DNA--[protein]-cysteine S-methyltransferase: MKRYRTIKTPLGDMVALARGEYLCGLWFVGQKHGPAGGGDWLHDPEYPLFAELRRQLDAYFGGRLREFHLPLAPEGTPFQLAVWELLRAIPHGMTTTYGALAGSLDKGGGGRSTSARAVGSAVGRNPIGIIIPCHRVVGADGSLTGYAGGLQRKAALLALERGEVVPVPG; this comes from the coding sequence ATGAAACGGTACCGCACCATCAAGACGCCGCTAGGGGACATGGTTGCCCTGGCCCGGGGAGAATACCTGTGCGGACTCTGGTTCGTCGGCCAGAAGCATGGACCGGCTGGGGGAGGGGACTGGCTGCATGATCCGGAATACCCGCTTTTCGCGGAACTGCGCCGTCAGCTCGATGCCTATTTCGGCGGCCGGCTGCGGGAGTTCCACTTGCCGCTGGCTCCCGAGGGAACTCCGTTCCAATTGGCGGTCTGGGAGCTTCTGCGCGCCATCCCCCACGGGATGACCACCACCTACGGCGCCCTGGCCGGCAGTCTGGACAAGGGAGGGGGCGGCCGTTCCACCTCGGCCAGGGCGGTGGGGAGCGCCGTGGGGCGGAACCCTATCGGCATCATCATCCCCTGCCACCGGGTTGTGGGGGCGGATGGTTCCCTTACGGGGTATGCGGGGGGACTTCAACGGAAGGCAGCCCTTCTGGCCCTGGAAAGGGGAGAGGTAGTGCCGGTTCCCGGTTAA
- a CDS encoding YiiX/YebB-like N1pC/P60 family cysteine hydrolase produces MKRITAAALLLLAILAPATVLAQRQTECREHLASAHNGGRAGVERSLDREITSFRTLAERALALRAETIKVGNAVRAKADQGKPLTGDDIALLNQGINEHLSLREEMLAVAESHECWLDASAAELARAGITEEARFRGVMVSLASALVLYDNYLLAVSLFEGDPKLRRILNEKDPGYAVTSAALSKVSLSYNSIANRQRVRRAISFFEGESKKHPALLRDDSETAYLAMLIAQSPSYTMVKTISPLYVIGRKLGFLGAATTDTLTGLEREGVNLFSMLFGNAVGLVETRKGKLAKRGDVAKEVTATLRAGDILLEKTPFRLTDKLIPGYWGHAAVWIGGEEELKNLGIWDNPVVVRHHDEIRQGRLVVEALRSGVEMNTLEHFLNVDSLGILRKAAAGPEERGRIIIQALRQVGKPYDFNFDVESKERVYCSKLVYLSYSGIDWPTKKSLGRATFSPDDVAVRAFKGGDLQLVTFYHDGRQVGDRPAVRMAELMGEKNRGR; encoded by the coding sequence ATGAAGCGCATCACCGCCGCAGCACTCCTCCTGCTCGCCATCCTCGCTCCCGCCACGGTCCTGGCCCAGCGCCAGACGGAGTGCCGCGAGCACCTTGCCTCGGCCCACAACGGCGGCCGGGCAGGGGTTGAGCGGTCCCTGGACCGGGAAATTACCTCCTTCCGGACCCTGGCGGAACGGGCCCTGGCCCTCCGTGCGGAGACCATCAAGGTGGGGAACGCGGTCCGCGCCAAGGCGGACCAGGGGAAGCCCCTCACCGGCGACGACATCGCGCTTCTCAACCAGGGGATCAACGAGCATCTGTCCCTGCGGGAAGAGATGCTGGCCGTGGCCGAGAGCCACGAGTGCTGGCTCGACGCCTCGGCCGCCGAACTGGCGAGGGCGGGGATCACCGAAGAGGCCCGCTTCAGGGGGGTGATGGTCTCCCTGGCCTCGGCCCTGGTCCTCTACGACAACTATCTGCTGGCGGTCTCCCTCTTCGAGGGGGACCCCAAGCTGCGCCGCATCCTCAACGAAAAAGACCCCGGCTATGCCGTAACCAGTGCCGCCCTCTCCAAGGTCTCCCTCAGCTATAACTCCATCGCCAACCGGCAGCGGGTCCGGCGGGCCATCTCGTTCTTCGAGGGCGAATCGAAAAAACATCCGGCCCTTCTGCGCGATGATTCCGAAACCGCCTACCTTGCCATGCTCATTGCCCAGAGCCCCTCGTACACCATGGTCAAGACAATATCGCCCCTCTACGTGATCGGCCGCAAGCTGGGCTTCCTGGGGGCCGCCACCACCGACACCCTCACCGGCCTGGAGCGGGAAGGGGTCAACCTCTTCAGCATGCTCTTCGGCAACGCGGTGGGGCTGGTGGAGACCCGCAAGGGGAAGCTGGCCAAGCGGGGCGACGTGGCGAAGGAGGTTACGGCAACCCTCAGGGCCGGCGATATCCTACTGGAGAAGACCCCCTTCCGGCTCACCGACAAGCTCATCCCCGGCTACTGGGGCCATGCGGCGGTCTGGATTGGCGGCGAGGAGGAGCTGAAGAATCTTGGAATCTGGGATAACCCGGTGGTGGTCCGCCACCATGATGAGATCCGCCAGGGACGGCTGGTGGTGGAGGCGCTCCGCTCCGGCGTGGAGATGAACACGCTGGAGCACTTCCTCAACGTGGACAGCCTCGGCATCCTGCGCAAGGCCGCCGCCGGTCCGGAAGAGCGGGGCCGGATCATCATCCAGGCACTGCGCCAGGTGGGGAAGCCCTACGACTTCAACTTCGACGTGGAATCCAAGGAGCGGGTCTACTGCTCCAAGCTGGTATATCTCTCCTACAGCGGCATCGACTGGCCCACGAAGAAATCCCTGGGCCGGGCCACCTTCAGCCCCGACGACGTGGCTGTCCGGGCATTCAAAGGTGGCGACCTGCAGCTGGTCACCTTCTACCATGACGGCCGCCAGGTCGGCGACCGGCCCGCAGTCCGCATGGCGGAGCTAATGGGCGAGAAGAATAGGGGAAGATGA
- a CDS encoding acyl-[ACP]--phospholipid O-acyltransferase: protein MNITEPTTLPASFRRLNLVQALGALNDNLIKLIIVFYLIGRYGREEAGTIAALGSAAFVAPFLLFSALAGSLADRLPKGRIVVWVKMLEVGIALLAVTGLFLASPPILYGAVFLLGTHSALFAPAKYGVVPELVPREGLSKANSLLEMASFLAIVGGTALAPFLVQLAGGRHGVALLAGVAIAAAGLAIARTLPSTPAVAPERAISFLPISYWRTIRGLTGDGYLILAVIGAAYFLFVGAFCQLNLLPYGMKLLGLSEDQSGYLFLAAAIGIGAGSLWAGRLSGRTVEFGVVPIGAVGLTLCSFALASAPANLVTVLAIVAMFGVSAGLFIVPLQSFIQLRAPADRRGEILAASSFLSWVGVLMASGLLWTLSGPLGFSPGACFTVLGAITLVLTAVTLRVLPDFLLRFIALAVMRIRYRVTTIDDRHVPVEGGALLVANHVSWLDALILLATQQRRIRFVMEREIYSAPGLKQLCALMGVIPVSSRDGKRGLLEFIATARKALDDGYLVCIFAEGEITRTGMLNRFKGGFEHIVKGTGHPIIPVYIGGAWGSALSYAHGKLLSRLPSLIPYRVTVLFGAPLPAGSSPHDVRRAVMELSAAWFDARKPRRRPLGELFAEAARENWHRPALADTGGRELTYGKALTGAVTLAAKLKEILESPFAKGGFRGISSPAQIPPYPPFTKGGELPKMVGVCLPPTVGGALVNIALTLNGTVPVNLNYTASADGIRSALAQCAITTVITSRVFLEKLGTLPELPGALYVEDLLAGLTDGDKRRAFIKARFLPLRAFSRPAGFDADRLATVIFSSGSTGEPKGVMLSHHNILSNLEALRMVFRATRRDNICSALPFFHSLGFTGTLWLPLLSGFSAVYHTNPLDGETIANTVRERQSTLLIATPTFLMAYLRRARTEDFSTLRLVITGAEKLKPKLADAFQEKFGIRPMEGYGATELSPVISLSLPDVEVNGVRQVASREGSVGLPVPGVVVKIVDPDTFAAFPEGETGLILVKGPNIMLGYLHKPEKTAEVVKDGWYVTGDIGRLDDHGFLHITDRLSRFSKIAGEMVPHGAVEDALHARLGMTGVVAVTGVPDEKRGERLVVVFAREAGDAETLHRLLAESDLPNLWKPGRECYVAVDALPLLGTGKLDLRGVKEAALAAVGC, encoded by the coding sequence ATGAATATCACCGAACCGACCACCCTCCCCGCCTCCTTCCGCCGCCTGAACCTTGTCCAGGCCCTGGGGGCGCTGAACGACAACCTCATCAAGCTGATTATAGTTTTCTACCTCATCGGCCGCTACGGCCGGGAGGAGGCCGGGACCATCGCGGCCCTGGGGAGCGCCGCCTTCGTGGCGCCGTTCCTCCTCTTCTCGGCCCTGGCCGGCTCCCTGGCCGACCGGCTCCCCAAGGGGCGGATCGTGGTTTGGGTCAAGATGCTGGAGGTGGGAATCGCCCTCCTGGCGGTGACCGGCCTCTTCCTGGCCAGTCCGCCAATCCTCTACGGGGCGGTGTTTCTCCTCGGCACCCACAGTGCCCTCTTCGCCCCGGCCAAGTACGGGGTGGTGCCGGAACTGGTCCCCCGGGAAGGGCTCTCCAAGGCCAACAGCCTCCTGGAGATGGCCTCATTTCTCGCCATCGTCGGCGGGACGGCCCTGGCACCGTTCCTCGTGCAGCTGGCCGGAGGGCGCCACGGCGTGGCGCTTTTGGCGGGGGTGGCCATTGCCGCGGCCGGCCTTGCCATCGCCCGCACCCTCCCCTCGACTCCGGCTGTGGCCCCGGAGCGGGCAATTTCTTTCCTGCCGATCAGCTACTGGCGCACCATCAGAGGCCTCACCGGCGACGGCTATCTTATCCTGGCGGTGATCGGCGCCGCCTATTTCCTCTTCGTGGGGGCCTTCTGCCAGTTGAACCTTCTCCCCTACGGCATGAAGCTTCTCGGCCTCTCCGAGGATCAGAGCGGCTACCTCTTCCTGGCCGCCGCCATCGGCATCGGCGCCGGGTCACTCTGGGCCGGCCGCCTCTCGGGGCGCACCGTGGAGTTCGGCGTGGTTCCCATCGGCGCCGTGGGGCTCACCCTCTGCTCCTTCGCCCTGGCCTCAGCCCCGGCGAACCTTGTGACGGTGCTGGCCATTGTGGCCATGTTCGGCGTCAGCGCCGGCCTCTTCATCGTGCCGCTCCAGTCATTCATCCAGCTCCGGGCTCCGGCCGACCGGCGGGGTGAAATCCTGGCCGCCTCCTCGTTCCTGAGCTGGGTCGGGGTGCTCATGGCCTCGGGACTCCTCTGGACCCTCTCCGGCCCCCTGGGGTTCTCCCCCGGCGCCTGCTTCACGGTCCTCGGGGCGATCACCCTCGTCCTCACCGCAGTCACCCTCCGGGTCCTCCCCGATTTCCTTCTCCGTTTCATCGCCCTGGCGGTCATGCGGATACGCTACCGGGTCACCACCATCGACGACCGCCACGTGCCGGTGGAGGGGGGGGCGCTCCTGGTGGCGAACCATGTCTCCTGGCTCGACGCCCTTATCCTCCTCGCCACCCAGCAGCGGCGGATCCGCTTCGTCATGGAGCGTGAGATCTACAGCGCACCGGGGCTGAAGCAGCTCTGCGCCCTCATGGGGGTGATCCCGGTTTCGTCACGGGACGGGAAAAGGGGGCTTCTGGAGTTCATCGCCACCGCCCGCAAAGCGTTGGATGACGGCTATCTGGTCTGCATCTTCGCCGAGGGGGAGATCACCCGCACCGGTATGCTGAACCGTTTCAAGGGGGGATTCGAGCATATCGTGAAGGGGACGGGCCACCCCATCATCCCGGTCTACATCGGCGGCGCTTGGGGGAGTGCCCTCTCCTACGCCCACGGCAAGCTCCTTTCCCGCCTCCCCTCCCTCATCCCCTACCGGGTGACAGTTCTCTTCGGCGCGCCGCTTCCGGCGGGGAGCTCTCCCCACGACGTGCGCCGGGCCGTGATGGAGCTTTCCGCCGCCTGGTTCGATGCCCGCAAGCCCCGGCGCCGCCCCCTGGGAGAACTCTTCGCCGAGGCGGCTCGGGAGAACTGGCATCGCCCCGCCCTGGCCGACACCGGCGGCCGGGAGCTCACCTACGGCAAGGCCCTCACCGGAGCCGTGACCCTGGCGGCGAAGCTGAAGGAAATTTTGGAGTCCCCCTTTGCGAAAGGGGGATTCAGGGGGATTTCATCTCCGGCTCAAATCCCCCCCTACCCCCCTTTTACAAAGGGGGGAGAACTTCCAAAAATGGTGGGGGTCTGCCTCCCCCCCACCGTGGGGGGCGCCCTGGTGAACATCGCCCTCACCCTGAACGGCACCGTGCCGGTGAACCTGAACTACACCGCCTCTGCCGATGGAATCCGCTCGGCCCTTGCCCAGTGCGCCATAACCACCGTTATCACCTCCCGGGTCTTCCTGGAGAAGCTCGGCACCCTGCCGGAGCTGCCGGGGGCCCTCTACGTGGAGGACCTCCTGGCAGGGCTCACCGACGGCGACAAGCGCCGGGCGTTCATCAAGGCACGCTTCTTACCCCTCCGCGCCTTTTCCCGCCCCGCCGGGTTCGATGCCGACCGGCTCGCCACGGTGATCTTCTCTTCCGGGAGCACCGGCGAACCCAAGGGGGTCATGCTCTCCCACCACAACATCCTCTCCAACCTGGAGGCGCTCCGGATGGTGTTCCGGGCCACCCGGCGGGACAACATCTGCTCGGCCCTCCCCTTTTTCCACTCCCTGGGATTCACCGGCACCCTCTGGCTCCCGCTCCTCTCGGGCTTCTCGGCGGTCTACCACACTAATCCCCTGGACGGCGAGACCATTGCCAACACCGTGCGGGAGCGGCAATCCACCCTCCTCATCGCCACCCCCACCTTCCTCATGGCCTACCTTCGCCGGGCCAGGACGGAGGACTTCTCTACGCTTCGGCTCGTCATCACCGGTGCCGAGAAGCTGAAGCCGAAGCTGGCCGACGCCTTCCAGGAAAAGTTCGGCATTCGCCCCATGGAAGGGTACGGCGCCACGGAGCTGTCGCCGGTCATCTCCCTGTCGCTTCCCGACGTGGAGGTCAACGGGGTCCGCCAGGTCGCATCCCGTGAAGGGAGCGTAGGGCTCCCGGTTCCCGGCGTGGTGGTGAAGATCGTGGACCCCGACACCTTCGCCGCGTTCCCCGAGGGGGAGACGGGGCTTATCCTCGTGAAGGGGCCCAACATCATGCTCGGCTATCTCCACAAGCCGGAGAAGACCGCCGAGGTGGTGAAGGACGGCTGGTACGTCACCGGCGACATCGGCCGGCTGGACGACCACGGCTTTCTCCACATCACCGACCGCCTCTCCCGGTTCAGCAAGATCGCCGGGGAGATGGTCCCCCACGGCGCCGTGGAGGATGCGCTCCATGCCCGCCTGGGGATGACCGGCGTGGTGGCGGTCACCGGCGTACCCGATGAAAAAAGGGGGGAACGGCTCGTGGTGGTCTTTGCCCGGGAGGCGGGGGACGCCGAGACCCTCCATCGGCTCCTGGCCGAAAGCGACCTCCCCAACCTCTGGAAGCCGGGACGGGAGTGCTACGTGGCGGTGGATGCCCTGCCGCTCCTGGGGACCGGCAAGTTGGATCTCAGGGGGGTGAAGGAGGCGGCGCTGGCGGCTGTGGGATGCTAA
- a CDS encoding fused DSP-PTPase phosphatase/NAD kinase-like protein has protein sequence MISIAIRPAVAACLLTVLGAGLAAGAAATVPEPAAQPQASVILPPGARLSERIYNLPGIPNGGRVAPGIYRGAQPGPEGYETLRKMGIRTVIDLRTTESEQRQVEAAGMKAIAIPIAMSRDGLRKKVDRAVALMADPANQPVFIHCRHGQDRTGIVVAAYRMKMEGWSLADAEAEMQSFGFNDVWINFKKFIKSYAVQLSKR, from the coding sequence ATGATATCAATTGCCATTCGACCAGCCGTTGCCGCCTGCCTGCTCACGGTGTTGGGAGCGGGACTGGCCGCCGGTGCCGCGGCAACGGTCCCGGAACCGGCGGCGCAGCCACAAGCATCCGTCATCCTCCCCCCGGGAGCGAGGCTCTCGGAACGGATCTACAACCTGCCGGGGATTCCCAACGGGGGACGCGTGGCGCCGGGAATCTACCGGGGGGCCCAGCCGGGGCCGGAAGGATACGAGACCCTGCGGAAAATGGGAATCCGGACCGTCATCGATCTCCGCACCACCGAGAGCGAACAGCGGCAGGTTGAAGCCGCCGGGATGAAGGCAATCGCCATTCCCATTGCCATGTCCCGCGATGGTCTCCGGAAGAAGGTCGACCGGGCAGTGGCGCTCATGGCAGACCCGGCCAACCAGCCGGTTTTTATCCACTGTCGCCACGGCCAGGACCGGACCGGCATCGTGGTGGCAGCCTACCGGATGAAGATGGAGGGATGGTCCCTCGCCGACGCCGAGGCCGAAATGCAGTCCTTCGGCTTCAATGATGTCTGGATCAATTTTAAAAAATTTATTAAAAGTTATGCAGTACAACTGTCGAAGAGATGA